Proteins encoded by one window of Salvia splendens isolate huo1 chromosome 7, SspV2, whole genome shotgun sequence:
- the LOC121742624 gene encoding uncharacterized protein LOC121742624 codes for MPPASTARGPAYLNALAVEIEKKLQRALASATQRRNLLQELFADVALEVDDRAKDIIFGEEGAISVADDGYGGPLCFYDVLSDHFISMPESGKSILDLIVQLWSQSFASNIFSLLFHKWLFEVQLDSPEVLLRYSSALVQGATNVFWIDIQTNTRRFQSLFKYLLEEVAIQSERLKKLPIQAQRNLFLLLSRFIFFYDAVDKLQSFLKQFPDYPNAFLVGGGPDIFITELADQLQKLKVEPVLLHYLTQIKSLQGVEFRMATSTKLKTCLYSFTSPGGPMYPTRAVRHAAWDALDFLFPVGRYPRHLISLFFRLLYPWYWPSSCWNFVVSCIQAVVYSVWRLLFSRWENLIKPRRPN; via the exons ATGCCACCGGCGTCAACGGCTCGCGGCCCCGCTTATCTCAACGCGCTCGCCgttgagattgagaagaagcTTCAACGT GCGTTAGCTTCGGCAACGCAGAGGCGAAATTTGTTGCAAGAGTTGTTTGCGGACGTAGCTCTCGAGGTAGATGATCGCGCAAAAG ATATAATTTTTGGCGAGGAGGGTGCCATTTCTGTGGCTGATGATGGGTATGGAGGCCCTTTATGCTTTTATGATGTGCTGTCTGATCATTTCATTAGCATGCCAGAGAGCGGGAAATCAATCCTTGATTTGATTGTGCAACTTTGGAGCCAGTCATTTGCATCTAATATTTTCTCTTTGCTGTTCCACAAATGG CTGTTTGAGGTTCAGCTCGATAGTCCTGAGGTCCTGTTACGGTACTCTTCTGCTCTTGTACAAGGTGCTACAAATGTCTTCTG GATTGACATCCAAACAAATACACGTCGTTTCCAGAGTTTATTTAAG TATCTGCTTGAAGAAGTTGCTATACAGTCAGAGAGATTGAAGAAACTCCCCATACAG GCTCAGCGAAACTTGTTTCTTCTCCTGTCAAGATTCATTTTTTTCTACGATGCAG TTGACAAGCTTCAAAGCTTTTTGAAGCAGTTTCCTGATTACCCCAATGCTTTCTTGGTTGGTGGCGGCCCTGATATATTTATCACTGAGCTAGCTGATCAG CTTCAGAAGTTAAAGGTGGAGCCTGTACTTCTGCACTACCTCACTCAAATAAAATCTCTCCAAG GTGTAGAATTTCGAATGGCAACTAGTACAAAATTGAAAACTTGTCTCTATAGCTTCACATCTCCCGGTGGTCCTATGTATCCAACAAGAGCTGTTCGTCATGCTGCATGGGACGCTTTAGATTTTCTTTTCCCT GTGGGCAGATACCCTCGACATCTAATAAGTCTGTTTTTCCGCTTGTTGTATCCGTGGTACTGGCCCTCGTCTTGTTGGAACTTTGTAGTTTCTTGTATACAAGCTGTGGTGTATTCCGTGTGGAGGTTGCTGTTTTCTAGATGGGAAAACCTGATAAAACCAAGGCGACCAAACTAG
- the LOC121742625 gene encoding NADH dehydrogenase [ubiquinone] 1 alpha subcomplex subunit 2-like, translated as MAWRGQLSRNLKELRILFAPNSASSSSTRAFIENNYKDLKTKNPKLPILIREATGIEPQLWARYGFGVERGVRLEGLSEEQISKALEDLNKAGEALQS; from the exons ATGGCGTGGAGGGGACAGCTTTCTCGAAATTTGAAGGAGCTTCGCATCTTATTCGCTCCTAATTCGGCTTCCAGCTCTTCCACTAG AGCTTTCATCGAGAACAATTACAAGGATCTGAAGACAAAAAACCCTAAGCTCCCCATTTTGATCCGCGAGGCCACTGGCATCGAGCCTCAGCTTTGGGCGAGATATG GATTTGGTGTGGAAAGGGGAGTGCGCCTGGAAGGTTTGAGTGAGGAACAGATTTCTAAGGCTCTTGAGGACCTTAATAAAGCAGGGGAAGCCCTTCAAAGCTGA